The following proteins come from a genomic window of Actinomarinicola tropica:
- a CDS encoding potassium/proton antiporter, whose product MADLNTLITVASLLALVGVTASKLSARLGVPVLLLFLGVGMLAGSDGVGGIEFASYDLTQSLGVVALAYILFSGGLDTSWGEVRPVLLRGGALAMVGTLITGVITGLVASVALDLPLEVGLLLGAIVCSTDAAAVFAVLRSRAVSLKGSLRPLLELESGSNDPMAVFLTIGMIEIVNESVSSPLALLPLFATQMAIGGLAGIVAGHVGARAINAIKLDFEGLYPVFSIALVGLTYGVTALLGGSGFLAVYIAGLLGSRSAFVHKNSIIRFHDGIAWVAQVALFVVLGLLVFPRELPDVALDGLVVAAALIFLARPIAVFITLLPFRSPLRETAFVSWVGLRGAAPIILATFPLIEGVEDAHILFDIVFFIVLTSVLVQGTTIPFVARLLGVAKPMETRTPWPLVAAEVNDPGAALQELEVPESSLATGRSIVELGLPTGTMIVLIEHDQAFAVPTGATRLREGDRLLVIGSDEGVQVLRSLLEPLDDLAGGS is encoded by the coding sequence ATGGCCGACCTGAACACGCTCATCACGGTCGCCTCGCTCCTCGCCCTGGTCGGCGTGACGGCGAGCAAGCTGTCGGCCCGGCTGGGCGTCCCCGTGCTGCTGCTCTTCCTGGGCGTCGGGATGCTCGCCGGCTCCGACGGGGTGGGGGGCATCGAGTTCGCGAGCTACGACCTCACCCAGAGCCTCGGCGTCGTCGCGCTCGCGTACATCCTCTTCTCCGGCGGCCTCGACACCTCCTGGGGCGAGGTGCGCCCGGTGCTGCTGCGCGGCGGCGCGCTGGCCATGGTGGGCACGCTGATCACCGGCGTCATCACCGGCCTGGTCGCCTCGGTGGCCCTCGACCTGCCGCTCGAGGTCGGCCTCCTGCTCGGCGCGATCGTGTGCTCCACCGATGCCGCGGCCGTGTTCGCCGTGCTCCGCTCCCGAGCGGTGAGCCTGAAGGGTTCGCTCCGCCCGCTGCTCGAGCTGGAGTCGGGCTCGAACGACCCGATGGCCGTGTTCCTCACGATCGGGATGATCGAGATCGTCAACGAGTCGGTGAGCAGCCCGCTGGCGCTGCTGCCGCTGTTCGCCACCCAGATGGCCATCGGCGGTCTGGCGGGCATCGTCGCCGGCCACGTCGGCGCCCGGGCGATCAACGCCATCAAGCTCGACTTCGAAGGCCTCTACCCGGTCTTCTCCATCGCGCTGGTCGGCCTCACCTACGGCGTCACCGCCCTGCTCGGCGGCAGCGGGTTCCTCGCGGTCTACATCGCCGGGCTCCTCGGCTCCCGCTCCGCCTTCGTCCACAAGAACAGCATCATCCGCTTCCACGACGGCATCGCCTGGGTGGCCCAGGTCGCCCTGTTCGTCGTGCTCGGCCTCCTCGTGTTCCCCAGGGAGCTCCCCGACGTGGCGCTCGACGGACTCGTCGTCGCCGCCGCACTGATCTTCCTCGCCCGGCCGATCGCCGTGTTCATCACCCTCCTGCCCTTCCGGAGCCCCCTGCGGGAGACGGCGTTCGTGTCGTGGGTGGGCCTGCGGGGTGCCGCGCCGATCATCCTCGCCACCTTCCCCCTGATCGAGGGGGTCGAGGACGCGCACATCCTCTTCGACATCGTGTTCTTCATCGTCTTGACCTCGGTGCTCGTCCAGGGCACGACGATCCCCTTCGTGGCCCGGCTGCTCGGGGTGGCGAAGCCGATGGAGACCCGCACGCCCTGGCCTCTCGTGGCCGCCGAGGTCAACGATCCCGGGGCAGCGCTGCAGGAGCTCGAGGTCCCCGAGTCCTCGCTCGCCACCGGCCGGTCCATCGTGGAGCTCGGGCTCCCCACTGGCACGATGATCGTGCTCATCGAGCACGACCAGGCCTTCGCCGTCCCCACGGGTGCCACGCGGCTGCGCGAGGGCGATCGGCTGCTCGTCATCGGCTCGGACGAGGGCGTCCAGGTCCTCCGCTCGCTGCTCGAGCCGCTCGACGACCTGGCGGGTGGGTCGTGA
- a CDS encoding SDR family oxidoreductase, which yields MKVAVLGATGYVGGRLVPELLAAGHEVRCLARRPERLVGVPWHGEVEVVTADVLDRDSLDDAFAGIDVVVYLIHAMGSTGDFADADRQGARHTAEAAAAAGVSRIVYLGGLGEDEAEGRLSRHLASRHEVGDVLAAGSVPVTELRAAIIIGSGSASFEMLRNLVEVLPVMVVPRWVSRTRCQPIAIADVLHHLVAAVEGIEEGSHVYEIGGPDVLTYREMMDRYAAIAGLRHRTVLTVPLLTPRLSSHWVNLVTPLPYGLARPLVDSLVNDVVVSPERDIRRVVDHVPFTLDEAIERALARVQDLAITTSWMDSAPGGAASPMPQDPDWAGGTVYEDRREVVTDAGAGDVFAVVSGIGGRRGWYVAGPLWSIRGALDKLVGGVGMRRGRRHPDELRVGDALDFFRVEAIEQPSLLRLRAEMKVPGDAWLEWRIDADDEGRTRLCQLARFHPRGVAGRAYWWGLLPIHAVIWQRLAERLVRAAEERAAHR from the coding sequence GTGAAGGTCGCCGTCCTCGGTGCGACCGGCTACGTCGGCGGGCGGCTCGTCCCCGAGCTGCTCGCGGCGGGGCACGAGGTCCGTTGCCTGGCTCGTCGTCCCGAGCGGCTCGTCGGCGTGCCGTGGCACGGCGAGGTCGAGGTGGTCACCGCCGACGTCCTCGACCGCGACTCCCTCGACGACGCCTTCGCCGGCATCGACGTCGTCGTCTACCTCATCCACGCCATGGGGTCGACGGGCGACTTCGCCGACGCGGACCGCCAGGGTGCTCGCCACACCGCCGAGGCCGCGGCGGCAGCCGGCGTGTCCCGCATCGTCTACCTGGGCGGACTCGGCGAGGACGAGGCCGAGGGCCGGCTGTCCCGACACCTCGCCAGCCGGCACGAGGTCGGCGACGTCCTGGCCGCCGGCTCCGTGCCGGTCACCGAGCTGCGGGCCGCGATCATCATCGGGTCCGGATCGGCATCGTTCGAGATGCTGCGCAACCTCGTCGAGGTGCTCCCCGTCATGGTGGTGCCCCGCTGGGTGAGCCGGACCCGGTGCCAGCCGATCGCGATCGCCGACGTGCTCCACCACCTCGTCGCGGCGGTCGAGGGGATCGAGGAGGGGTCGCACGTCTACGAGATCGGCGGCCCGGACGTGCTCACGTACCGGGAGATGATGGACCGCTACGCGGCGATCGCCGGCCTGCGCCACCGGACGGTCCTCACGGTGCCGTTGCTCACGCCCCGGCTCTCGTCCCACTGGGTCAACCTGGTCACGCCCCTGCCGTACGGCCTCGCCCGGCCCCTCGTCGACTCCCTCGTGAACGACGTCGTCGTCAGCCCCGAGCGGGACATCCGCAGGGTGGTCGACCACGTGCCGTTCACCCTCGACGAAGCGATCGAGCGGGCCCTGGCCCGGGTGCAGGACCTCGCGATCACCACCAGCTGGATGGACAGCGCGCCGGGCGGCGCCGCGAGCCCCATGCCGCAGGACCCGGACTGGGCCGGCGGCACCGTGTACGAGGACCGGCGCGAGGTCGTCACCGACGCCGGCGCCGGGGACGTCTTCGCCGTCGTGTCGGGGATCGGCGGGCGTCGCGGCTGGTACGTCGCCGGGCCCCTCTGGTCGATCCGCGGCGCCCTCGACAAGCTCGTCGGGGGCGTCGGCATGCGGCGCGGCCGACGACACCCCGACGAGCTGCGCGTCGGCGATGCCCTCGACTTCTTCCGCGTCGAGGCCATCGAGCAGCCGTCGCTCCTCCGCCTGCGCGCCGAGATGAAGGTGCCCGGGGACGCCTGGCTCGAGTGGCGGATCGACGCGGACGACGAGGGACGCACGCGCCTGTGCCAGCTGGCGCGCTTCCACCCGCGCGGGGTCGCCGGTCGTGCCTACTGGTGGGGCCTGCTCCCCATCCACGCCGTCATCTGGCAGCGGCTCGCCGAGCGACTCGTCCGCGCCGCCGAGGAGCGCGCCGCCCACCGCTGA
- a CDS encoding DUF692 domain-containing protein, which produces MTVLPERGVGVIHAPGLEPLLEAGGDLIDVVEIEPQTFWFGGATVGDLAAPARRMIEAAGLDERPALVHGVGAPIGGTIPPTDADVANLAAVTDLLDSAWVSEHLSFNHVHLDGSVAATGLMLPPVQTDESALLAATSIASVRGGLGRPFAFETGVNYLAPRPDEVPDGVWWRTIAEAADCGILLDLHNVWCNARNGRQALDELFDDLPLDRVWEIHLAGGEQVDGIWLDAHSGLVDPELLAIAADVVAHLPSLRAITFEIVPEYLLARDVAAGDIRSMLEQLHLLWDARRTAPQVIGGGEPPPVAPPGDLDGLAAAEVRLARAVLDPDADAEPGVRVMSRLVDAIRRGLTVTVLPLSIRLVRLTRGSDAVAAALTECHRRHTPELHADAEAAHVAVVLREMYGSSVAHLHSVLDYELALVDLARTGRARPVAFACDPVALLSALGRGELPDDLSIGAFELDLVADDAITAGWGVPRPSSRVWRHPWEHQS; this is translated from the coding sequence ATGACCGTCCTCCCCGAGCGCGGCGTCGGGGTGATCCACGCCCCCGGCCTCGAGCCGCTCCTCGAGGCCGGGGGCGACCTCATCGACGTCGTCGAGATCGAGCCCCAGACGTTCTGGTTCGGCGGCGCCACCGTCGGCGACCTGGCCGCACCGGCCCGACGGATGATCGAGGCCGCGGGTCTCGACGAGCGGCCGGCGCTGGTGCACGGCGTCGGCGCACCGATCGGCGGGACCATCCCGCCCACGGACGCCGACGTGGCGAATCTGGCCGCCGTCACCGACCTGCTGGACAGCGCGTGGGTCAGCGAGCACCTCAGCTTCAACCACGTCCACCTCGACGGGTCCGTCGCGGCGACGGGACTGATGCTGCCGCCGGTCCAGACCGACGAGAGCGCGTTGCTCGCTGCGACGTCGATCGCCTCGGTCCGGGGCGGGCTCGGCCGTCCCTTCGCCTTCGAGACCGGCGTCAACTACCTCGCCCCTCGGCCCGACGAGGTGCCCGACGGCGTGTGGTGGCGGACGATCGCCGAGGCTGCCGACTGCGGCATCCTCCTCGACCTGCACAACGTGTGGTGCAACGCCCGCAACGGGCGCCAGGCACTCGACGAGCTGTTCGACGACCTGCCGCTCGATCGGGTCTGGGAGATCCACCTCGCCGGCGGCGAGCAGGTGGACGGCATCTGGCTCGACGCCCACTCGGGGCTGGTCGACCCGGAGCTGCTGGCGATCGCCGCCGACGTCGTGGCCCACCTCCCCTCGCTGCGCGCCATCACCTTCGAGATCGTCCCGGAGTACCTGCTCGCGCGTGACGTCGCCGCCGGCGACATCCGCTCGATGCTCGAGCAGCTCCACCTGCTCTGGGATGCCCGACGCACCGCGCCGCAGGTCATCGGTGGCGGCGAGCCTCCGCCGGTCGCTCCCCCCGGCGACCTGGACGGGCTCGCCGCCGCCGAGGTGCGGCTCGCCCGGGCCGTCCTCGACCCCGACGCCGACGCCGAGCCGGGCGTGCGGGTGATGAGCCGCCTGGTCGACGCCATCCGCCGGGGGCTCACGGTGACGGTGCTGCCGCTGTCGATCCGGCTCGTGCGCCTCACCCGCGGGTCCGACGCCGTCGCGGCGGCGCTGACCGAGTGCCACCGGCGCCACACCCCCGAGCTGCACGCCGACGCCGAAGCGGCGCACGTCGCCGTCGTCCTGCGCGAGATGTACGGGTCGTCGGTGGCCCACCTGCACTCGGTGCTCGACTACGAGCTCGCACTCGTCGACCTCGCCCGCACGGGTCGGGCGCGCCCGGTCGCCTTCGCGTGCGATCCGGTCGCCCTCCTCAGCGCGCTCGGCCGCGGCGAGCTCCCCGACGACCTCTCGATCGGGGCGTTCGAGCTCGACCTCGTCGCCGACGACGCGATCACCGCAGGCTGGGGGGTTCCTCGCCCGTCCTCCCGGGTATGGCGGCACCCATGGGAGCACCAGTCCTGA
- a CDS encoding 4a-hydroxytetrahydrobiopterin dehydratase yields the protein MDRRRITAEDVAATEALAGWTVDGELLRAELRLPSFAVAGRLVAAVAELADAHDHHPDLSLAYPGVVTVELTSHDVGHLTPRDLDLATEIAARAAAMGAEPAS from the coding sequence GTGGATCGCCGACGGATCACCGCCGAGGACGTCGCCGCCACCGAGGCCCTGGCCGGGTGGACGGTCGACGGCGAGCTGCTGCGCGCCGAGCTGCGCCTCCCGTCCTTCGCCGTCGCCGGCCGGCTCGTCGCCGCGGTGGCCGAGCTCGCCGATGCCCACGACCACCACCCGGACCTCTCGCTCGCCTACCCGGGCGTCGTGACGGTCGAGCTGACGAGCCACGACGTCGGCCACCTCACACCGCGGGACCTCGACCTCGCGACCGAAATCGCCGCCCGCGCCGCGGCGATGGGCGCCGAGCCGGCGTCCTGA
- a CDS encoding cation-translocating P-type ATPase: MSTPWHALEADDVVGRLGTDGHGLSHDEAAARLERHGPNQLEEVAPPSALLVLLGQFRSPLIFILLLAFVVTVLLDELLDAAVIAAVLLLNAVIGFTQERKAEGAVRALMQLVVPHARVVRDGRDHEVDSRDLVPGDVVLLESGVRVPADIRLLSVNALQVDESLLTGESASVTKALGPVEAAAPIGDRRCMAFTGSTVTAGRGSGVAVATGGDTELGVIAGLMRGESVVESPLQRRMDSFAKVVGVAVGAAAAVAFASGVLLGESVEEMFMVAVALAVAAIPEGLPIAVTITLAVGVRRMARRHAILRRLPAVETLGSTTVIGSDKTGTLTENRMAVTDIWTPGHRFALVGDAVDGEFVEGDEPAAIADAPALHLTLLTGILTNEADLRWVDDEPATTGDPTEVALLLAGATAGLDAGDAGRAYPLFAEIPFEPARRYSATLRERHGRVEVFAKGAPERIVDMCDEMLSDDGAVPLDRSAVEEAAASLASRGRRVLAFAHRGLAEAPQDPEDVVEPEGLVLVGLQAMIDPPRPGARESVAACQEAGIRVVMITGDHADTARAIAHQLGIGDGTAASVATGADLAGLSPDDLRGRVRATSVFARVSPEDKLRIVRALQADGEVVAVTGDGVNDAPALKAAEIGVAMGEQGTDVARQAAEMVLADDDFVSIVAAVEEGRITFDNIRKVTFFLVSTGAAVVAGIVAAVWLGWPLVMLPTQLLWLNLVTNGVQDVALAFEPGEPDVLRRPPRRPGGGVLDRIMWERVVVTGLVMATGMLVMFRWALDGSGSLEQAQTVALTTMVVFQALQVGNARWETESVFVRSPISNPFLFVATALALALHVAALHLGPTQFVLGVEPIGLDAWVRIVAVASTVVVAMELHKLLRRPRR; the protein is encoded by the coding sequence GTGTCGACCCCATGGCACGCGCTCGAGGCCGACGACGTGGTCGGCCGGCTCGGGACCGACGGGCACGGCCTGAGCCACGACGAGGCCGCGGCGCGCCTCGAGCGCCACGGCCCGAACCAGCTGGAGGAGGTCGCACCGCCGTCGGCGCTGCTGGTCCTGCTCGGCCAGTTCCGCAGCCCGCTCATCTTCATCCTGCTCCTCGCCTTCGTCGTGACGGTCCTCCTCGACGAGCTCCTGGACGCCGCCGTCATCGCCGCCGTGCTGCTGCTCAACGCCGTCATCGGCTTCACCCAGGAGCGCAAGGCCGAGGGGGCGGTCCGCGCCCTGATGCAGCTCGTCGTCCCCCACGCACGGGTGGTGCGCGACGGGCGCGACCACGAGGTCGACAGCCGGGACCTCGTCCCCGGCGACGTCGTCCTGCTCGAGTCCGGTGTGCGCGTCCCCGCCGACATCCGCCTGCTCAGCGTGAACGCCCTCCAGGTCGACGAGTCGCTCCTGACGGGCGAGTCCGCGTCGGTCACCAAGGCCCTCGGGCCGGTCGAGGCGGCTGCACCGATCGGCGACCGCCGGTGCATGGCGTTCACCGGCTCGACGGTCACCGCCGGGCGGGGATCGGGCGTCGCCGTGGCGACCGGTGGTGACACCGAGCTGGGCGTGATCGCAGGCTTGATGCGCGGGGAGTCGGTGGTCGAGAGCCCGCTCCAGCGCCGGATGGACAGCTTCGCCAAGGTCGTCGGGGTCGCCGTGGGGGCGGCGGCTGCGGTCGCCTTCGCGAGCGGTGTGCTCCTCGGCGAGAGCGTCGAGGAGATGTTCATGGTCGCGGTCGCCCTGGCCGTGGCCGCCATCCCCGAGGGGCTCCCGATCGCGGTGACGATCACGCTGGCGGTGGGGGTGCGTCGGATGGCGCGCCGCCACGCGATCCTGCGGCGCCTCCCCGCCGTCGAGACCCTCGGGAGCACGACCGTCATCGGGTCGGACAAGACGGGCACGCTCACCGAGAACCGGATGGCGGTGACCGACATCTGGACCCCTGGCCACCGCTTCGCCCTCGTCGGCGATGCGGTCGACGGGGAGTTCGTCGAGGGCGACGAGCCGGCGGCGATCGCGGATGCACCCGCCCTGCACCTCACCCTCCTCACGGGCATCCTCACCAACGAGGCCGACCTCCGCTGGGTCGACGACGAGCCCGCGACGACAGGCGACCCCACCGAGGTGGCCCTGCTCCTCGCCGGGGCGACCGCCGGCCTCGACGCCGGCGACGCCGGACGCGCCTACCCGCTGTTCGCCGAGATCCCGTTCGAGCCCGCCCGCCGCTACTCGGCGACCCTCCGGGAGCGACACGGCCGTGTCGAGGTCTTCGCCAAGGGCGCCCCCGAGCGCATCGTCGACATGTGCGACGAGATGCTGAGCGACGACGGGGCGGTCCCCCTCGATCGCTCGGCCGTCGAGGAGGCCGCCGCATCACTGGCCTCCCGTGGCCGCCGCGTCCTGGCGTTCGCCCACCGGGGGCTGGCGGAGGCGCCCCAGGACCCCGAGGACGTGGTCGAACCCGAGGGGTTGGTGCTCGTCGGCCTCCAGGCGATGATCGACCCGCCTCGCCCTGGCGCACGCGAGTCGGTCGCCGCCTGCCAGGAGGCCGGCATCCGCGTCGTGATGATCACCGGCGACCACGCCGACACCGCACGAGCGATCGCCCACCAGCTGGGCATCGGCGACGGCACAGCCGCCTCGGTCGCCACCGGCGCCGACCTGGCCGGGCTCTCCCCGGACGACCTGCGGGGGCGGGTGCGCGCCACGTCGGTCTTCGCGCGCGTCTCGCCCGAGGACAAGCTCCGGATCGTCCGTGCGCTCCAGGCCGACGGCGAGGTGGTCGCCGTCACCGGCGACGGCGTGAACGACGCGCCCGCCCTCAAGGCGGCCGAGATCGGTGTGGCCATGGGCGAGCAGGGCACCGACGTGGCCCGCCAGGCCGCGGAGATGGTGCTCGCCGACGACGACTTCGTCTCGATCGTCGCAGCGGTCGAGGAGGGGCGCATCACGTTCGACAACATCAGGAAGGTCACGTTCTTCCTGGTCTCGACCGGAGCGGCCGTCGTCGCCGGGATCGTGGCTGCCGTCTGGCTCGGGTGGCCGCTCGTCATGCTGCCGACCCAGCTCCTCTGGTTGAACCTCGTGACCAACGGCGTGCAGGACGTCGCCCTCGCGTTCGAACCGGGCGAACCCGACGTCCTGCGCCGGCCGCCGCGGCGCCCGGGCGGGGGCGTGCTCGACAGGATCATGTGGGAGCGCGTCGTCGTCACGGGCCTCGTGATGGCGACGGGCATGCTCGTGATGTTCCGCTGGGCGCTCGACGGGAGCGGGTCGCTCGAGCAGGCGCAGACCGTCGCCCTGACGACCATGGTCGTGTTCCAGGCGCTCCAGGTCGGGAACGCCCGCTGGGAGACGGAGTCGGTGTTCGTGCGCAGCCCGATCTCCAACCCGTTCCTCTTCGTCGCCACCGCCCTCGCGCTCGCGCTGCACGTCGCCGCGCTGCACCTCGGACCGACCCAGTTCGTCCTCGGGGTCGAGCCCATCGGCCTCGACGCCTGGGTCCGGATCGTCGCGGTGGCGTCGACCGTCGTCGTGGCGATGGAGCTGCACAAGCTGCTCCGTCGCCCCCGGCGGTAG
- a CDS encoding winged helix-turn-helix transcriptional regulator, which translates to MPDYERFCPISLATEVIADRWTPLIMRELLMGNTRFNDIARGLPGISRSLLTQRLRHLERKGVVDTVPSTTGRGREYHLSPSGRDLESVIDAMGRWAVEWLFDEIRPHEVDAVTLMWWMHRQIDVDALPAGRVVLEVRHTAPQRIVLWMVFDRGEVSVCVQHPGFDVDVVVTTSTPVIGEVFQGFRSWGEAVADGAITVDGPPRLVREVPRWFTWSSFAEATRARLERVPVLD; encoded by the coding sequence GTGCCCGACTACGAACGGTTCTGCCCCATCTCGCTCGCGACCGAGGTGATCGCCGACCGGTGGACGCCGCTCATCATGCGCGAGCTGCTGATGGGCAACACCCGCTTCAACGACATCGCGCGCGGCTTGCCCGGGATCTCCCGTTCCCTGCTCACCCAGCGCCTCCGCCACCTGGAGCGCAAGGGCGTCGTCGACACCGTGCCCTCCACCACCGGACGAGGGCGGGAGTACCACCTCTCGCCGTCCGGTCGTGACCTGGAGTCGGTCATCGACGCCATGGGGCGTTGGGCCGTCGAGTGGCTCTTCGACGAGATCCGCCCGCACGAGGTCGACGCGGTGACGCTGATGTGGTGGATGCACCGCCAGATCGACGTCGACGCGCTCCCTGCCGGTCGGGTCGTCCTCGAGGTGCGCCACACCGCGCCGCAGCGGATCGTGCTCTGGATGGTGTTCGACCGCGGCGAGGTGTCGGTGTGCGTCCAGCACCCGGGGTTCGACGTCGACGTCGTCGTGACCACCTCGACGCCGGTGATCGGCGAGGTGTTCCAGGGGTTCCGCTCGTGGGGCGAGGCGGTCGCCGATGGTGCGATCACCGTCGACGGTCCGCCCCGGCTGGTGCGGGAGGTCCCCCGCTGGTTCACGTGGAGCTCCTTCGCCGAGGCGACGCGGGCCCGGCTCGAGCGGGTGCCCGTCCTCGACTAG
- a CDS encoding pyridoxamine 5'-phosphate oxidase family protein, which yields MADHDHDPVQHLKALATDQRVVMLTTADTSSALPQLEGRPLTVLDVDDAGTCWFLVDGTADWIGQVRGGGAASISGNDMSDGTWFSTSGRAELVEDRSRIDELWTPFAEAWFEGANDPRLAALAVHVDTLAWWESADNRLVRLWKMATAALGSGQGDTGDHGVDRIG from the coding sequence ATGGCTGACCACGACCATGACCCCGTCCAGCACCTGAAGGCGCTGGCGACCGATCAGCGGGTGGTGATGCTCACCACCGCCGACACCTCGTCGGCGCTGCCGCAGCTCGAGGGACGCCCGCTCACGGTGCTCGACGTCGACGACGCGGGGACCTGCTGGTTCCTCGTCGACGGCACGGCCGACTGGATCGGGCAGGTCCGCGGGGGAGGGGCGGCGTCGATCAGCGGCAACGACATGTCCGACGGCACCTGGTTCTCCACGTCCGGTCGGGCGGAGCTGGTCGAGGACCGGTCGCGCATCGACGAGCTGTGGACGCCCTTCGCCGAGGCCTGGTTCGAGGGCGCGAACGATCCGCGGCTGGCGGCCCTGGCCGTCCACGTCGACACCCTCGCCTGGTGGGAGTCGGCCGACAACCGCCTGGTGCGCCTCTGGAAGATGGCGACCGCCGCCCTCGGGTCGGGGCAGGGCGACACCGGCGACCACGGCGTGGACCGGATCGGCTGA
- a CDS encoding acyl-CoA dehydrogenase family protein gives MTQTLDPTTPSTASDDHLTLARSLGPTLAAHAAVHDEDGTFVEESVSALRRSGLLALAVPTELGGLGATVAEVAAVQRELARHCGSTALATAMHQHVTCFTAWRWRRGLPGAEATLRRVAEEGILLVSTGGADLTHPRGEARRVDGGYLVSGRKIFASQSSVGTAMSTMFAVDDPDAGRRVLNMSVPLAAEGVSVLDNWDSLGMRGTASNDVVLEDVFVPDERVLADRPHGVVDPPLQVILSIAIPIISAVYLGVAEAAERAAIEAVTSTPRADDPFVQRQVGLMAHHLRTATWALDGALGAVGDDPAPSVDVLDAVMVAKRTVAEAAVAVCDLAMDVAGGSAFSRGTVIERCYRDVRAVRFHPFTPERSLLHSGRLRLGLPVDVI, from the coding sequence ATGACACAGACACTGGACCCCACCACCCCCTCGACGGCGAGCGACGACCACCTCACGCTGGCCCGCTCGCTCGGCCCCACCCTCGCCGCCCACGCCGCCGTCCACGACGAGGACGGCACCTTCGTCGAGGAGTCCGTCAGCGCCCTGCGCCGGAGCGGTCTCCTCGCCCTGGCCGTCCCGACCGAGCTCGGCGGTCTCGGCGCCACCGTCGCCGAGGTCGCCGCCGTCCAGCGCGAGCTCGCCCGCCACTGCGGCTCCACCGCACTCGCCACGGCGATGCACCAGCACGTCACGTGCTTCACCGCGTGGCGGTGGCGTCGGGGGCTCCCCGGGGCCGAGGCGACCCTGCGTCGCGTCGCCGAGGAGGGCATCCTGCTCGTGTCGACCGGCGGCGCCGACCTCACCCACCCGCGCGGCGAGGCCCGCCGGGTCGACGGCGGCTACCTGGTGAGCGGGCGGAAGATCTTCGCCAGCCAGTCGTCCGTCGGCACGGCCATGTCGACGATGTTCGCCGTCGACGACCCCGATGCCGGCCGGCGCGTGCTCAACATGTCGGTGCCGCTCGCGGCCGAGGGCGTCTCCGTGCTCGACAACTGGGACAGCCTCGGCATGCGGGGCACAGCCAGCAACGACGTGGTCCTCGAGGACGTCTTCGTGCCCGACGAGCGGGTCCTCGCCGATCGACCCCACGGCGTGGTCGATCCGCCGCTGCAGGTGATCCTCAGCATCGCCATCCCGATCATCTCCGCCGTCTACCTCGGCGTCGCGGAGGCGGCGGAGCGGGCGGCCATCGAGGCGGTCACGTCGACACCTCGGGCCGACGATCCGTTCGTCCAGCGCCAGGTCGGGTTGATGGCCCACCACCTGCGCACGGCGACGTGGGCCCTGGACGGCGCGCTGGGCGCGGTGGGCGACGACCCTGCGCCGTCGGTCGACGTGCTCGACGCCGTGATGGTCGCCAAGCGGACCGTGGCCGAGGCCGCCGTCGCCGTCTGCGACCTGGCGATGGACGTCGCCGGCGGGTCCGCCTTCTCACGCGGCACGGTGATCGAGCGCTGCTACCGCGACGTCCGGGCCGTCCGCTTCCACCCGTTCACCCCGGAGCGGTCCCTGCTGCACTCCGGGCGCCTGCGGCTCGGGCTCCCGGTCGACGTGATCTGA
- a CDS encoding cytidine deaminase, translating into MAADDALIAAAAQARERAYAPYSGFRMGAAVRTDAGEVLTGALVENVSLGLAMCAERAALFASVAAGARPERLVLVAPRTDGRITMPCGACLQVALELGGPDLEVTAATPEGDEESATLRDLLPRGPRKG; encoded by the coding sequence ATGGCTGCCGACGACGCGCTGATCGCCGCTGCCGCCCAGGCGCGCGAGCGCGCCTACGCGCCGTACTCCGGCTTCCGCATGGGCGCCGCGGTGCGGACCGACGCCGGCGAGGTGCTCACGGGCGCGCTCGTCGAGAACGTCTCGCTCGGGCTCGCGATGTGCGCGGAGCGGGCGGCGCTGTTCGCGAGCGTCGCCGCCGGCGCCCGCCCCGAGCGCCTCGTGCTGGTGGCGCCGCGGACCGACGGGCGCATCACGATGCCGTGCGGGGCGTGCCTCCAGGTGGCGCTGGAGCTCGGCGGACCGGACCTCGAGGTCACCGCCGCCACACCCGAGGGCGACGAGGAGTCCGCGACCCTGCGGGACCTGCTGCCCCGTGGGCCCCGGAAGGGGTGA